One Saccharomyces kudriavzevii IFO 1802 strain IFO1802 genome assembly, chromosome: 7 DNA segment encodes these proteins:
- the UFD1 gene encoding polyubiquitin-binding protein UFD1 (similar to Saccharomyces cerevisiae UFD1 (YGR048W); ancestral locus Anc_1.89) translates to MFSGFNSFGGAHGFVNMPQTFEEFFRCYPIAMMNDRIRKDDANFGGKIFLPPSALSKLSVLNIRYPMLFKLTVNETGRVTHCGVLEFIAEEGRVYLPQWMMETLGIQPGSLLQISSTDVPLGQFVKLEPQSVDFLDISDPKAVLENVLRNFSTLTVDDIIEISYNGKTFKIKILEVKPESSLKSICVIETDLVTDFAAPVGYVEPDYKALKAQQDKGKKGTSSRGQVLDPSVLGQGSMSTRINYAGVANSIKNKQSKFLGEGQNISGKAPKKGPKAKQNVKDMKITFDGEPARLDLPEGQLFFGFPMVLPKEDTEGDSEAKSNEQNFQGQGISLRKSNKRKPKNDHDSSKSKAPRSPEVIEID, encoded by the coding sequence ATGTTTTCCGGTTTTAATTCTTTTGGCGGTGCACATGGTTTTGTCAACATGCCTCAAACATTTGAGGAATTCTTCAGATGCTACCCTATAGCCATGATGAATGATAGAATACGGAAGGATGACGCAAATTTTGGCGGaaagatttttcttccaccAAGTGCCCTAAGCAAATTGTCCGTGCTGAATATCAGGTACCCCATGCTTTTTAAGCTAACCGTCAATGAAACTGGACGTGTGACACACTGTGGTGTTTTAGAATTTATTGCCGAAGAGGGTAGAGTTTACTTACCGCAATGGATGATGGAAACATTAGGCATACAACCAGGATCTTTATTGCAGATCTCATCTACAGATGTACCTCTGGGCCAGTTCGTGAAATTGGAACCTCAATCTGTGGACTTTTTGGATATTTCCGACCCTAAAGCAGTCTTGGAAAACGTACTGAGGAACTTTTCTACTTTGACTGTGGACGACATCATTGAGATTAGTTACAACGGTAAGACATTCAAAATTAAGATTTTGGAGGTTAAACCCGAATCATCATTAAAGAGCATATGTGTCATTGAAACTGATTTGGTGACAGATTTCGCTGCACCTGTAGGATATGTAGAACCTGATTACAAAGCGCTGAAGGCCCAACAagataaaggaaaaaagggGACTTCCAGTAGGGGCCAAGTTTTGGATCCATCGGTGCTAGGACAAGGATCAATGTCCACAAGAATTAACTACGCAGGCGTTGCCAACAGTataaagaacaaacaaTCTAAATTTCTTGGTGAAGGACAGAACATATCCGGTAAAGCCCCCAAAAAAGGTCCAAAAGCCAAGCAAAATGTAAAGGATATGAAAATTACATTTGACGGTGAACCCGCTAGATTAGATCTGCCTGAGGGGCAATTATTTTTCGGTTTCCCAATGGTTTTACCGAAGGAAGATACAGAAGGTGACAGCGAGGCTAAATCTAACGAACAAAATTTCCAAGGTCAAGGGATCTCACTACGAAAAAGTAACAAAAGAAAGCCAAAGAATGACCACGATTCATCCAAATCCAAAGCCCCTAGGAGTCCTGAAGTTATCGAAATTGACTAG
- the SCM4 gene encoding Scm4p (similar to Saccharomyces cerevisiae SCM4 (YGR049W) and ATG33 (YLR356W); ancestral locus Anc_4.191), with translation MQVSPAIIKGIAVSSLGLYAGILTSSTVISITTPINVLTQHLKNVLCTLGCWSTVLGGLASSAFGLSYFLAAPGERPNYLLCGLGVAPLSAAYLYLVSLFNHKLAPRCTRDGNDLEKQKDEKLPQNHPQVKDGEAACPFSKMNNAKTLKPESERSVKCHSYMSLHMCIVTGITIFTFSKCILDGFKA, from the coding sequence atgcaaGTCTCTCCAGCTATTATAAAAGGTATCGCAGTCTCATCTCTAGGTTTATATGCCGGTATTTTAACTTCATCCACAGTTATTTCCATAACTACTCCAATAAACGTGTTAACTCaacatttgaagaatgtttTGTGCACATTGGGATGTTGGAGCACTGTTTTGGGTGGACTAGCCAGCAGTGCCTTTGGCCTCAGTTACTTTTTAGCTGCACCAGGAGAAAGACCAAACTATCTGCTATGTGGCTTGGGTGTGGCTCCACTATCTGCTGCATACCTGTACTTAGTATCACTATTCAACCACAAGTTGGCCCCAAGATGCACACGCGACGGCAATGATCtagaaaagcaaaaagatgaaaaactaCCTCAAAATCATCCACAAGTTAAGGATGGAGAAGCTGCATGCCCATTCTCAAAGATGAACAATGCAAAGACGTTGAAACCCGAATCCGAAAGAAGCGTGAAGTGTCACTCGTATATGTCATTGCACATGTGTATTGTGACCGGTATAACAATTTTTACCTTCAGCAAGTGTATCCTTGATGGATTCAAAGCATGA